A region from the Acidimicrobiales bacterium genome encodes:
- a CDS encoding CDP-alcohol phosphatidyltransferase family protein: MSPDEPPPRDRQIGIFEDRIVTVPNLISLARLACIPVFLWLLFSEDDRLGAALLWAVVGATDWVDGWWARKFDVVSEFGKLIDPVTDRAVLIVGVFAVGVDGSVPWWLVGLTLAREVLVAIAGVVLGALGARRIDVTWWGKCATFGLYFAFPLLLGGASDAGVADALRWAGWACAIPSLIYSYLSAAQYIPLGLTALREGRLDRA; the protein is encoded by the coding sequence GCCGCGAGACCGCCAGATCGGCATCTTCGAGGATCGGATCGTCACGGTTCCCAACCTCATCTCGCTGGCCCGCCTCGCCTGCATCCCCGTGTTTCTCTGGCTGCTGTTCAGCGAAGACGACCGCCTGGGCGCGGCACTCCTGTGGGCCGTCGTCGGCGCCACCGACTGGGTCGACGGATGGTGGGCCCGGAAGTTCGACGTGGTCAGCGAGTTCGGGAAGCTGATCGACCCGGTGACCGACCGGGCGGTGTTGATCGTGGGTGTGTTCGCGGTCGGGGTCGACGGGTCGGTGCCGTGGTGGTTGGTCGGCCTCACGCTCGCCCGCGAAGTGCTCGTGGCCATCGCGGGCGTCGTGCTCGGGGCACTCGGTGCCCGCCGCATCGACGTCACGTGGTGGGGCAAGTGCGCGACCTTCGGCCTGTATTTCGCCTTCCCACTGCTGCTCGGCGGCGCGTCGGATGCGGGTGTCGCCGATGCCCTCCGCTGGGCCGGGTGGGCCTGTGCGATACCCTCGCTGATCTACTCCTACCTCTCGGCCGCGCAGTACATCCCTCTCGGACTCACGGCGCTGCGCGAAGGTCGTCTCGACCGGGCCTAG